The DNA segment GAATAGGCGCTGTTTTTGGTGCCGGTACTGGCCCATAACAAATATTGCGGACGGCAGCCAGCCTGAGCCAGATCCGTAAAGTATTCGCCATGAAACAGCTGTTTGTAACGCTGATACGCCAGCTTGGCAACGGCGAGGGCGCCACGACCCTGCAATGCCAGTGCAGATTCGGTGCCGATGGCAGCGAGGCGCGGATCGATATGGGAATCGACACGGGACAGGAACAAGCTGGCCACTGCCTTTACGCTGCTGCCATCGCCACCTTGAGCAACAAAATGGCGCAGTCCGCGGATGTAGGCTTCCAGTGTCCGCAGGGTCTGCGCTATGGAAAACAGCAAGGTGATATTGATGGAAATACCTTCACCGATCAACTGTTCAAACGCTGCGATACCGGCTGGTGTGCTGGGAATCTTGATGAGCACGTTAGGCCGGTTTACCGTGGCATGCAAGCGTCGGGCAGCAGCAATGGTTGCATCGGTGTCGTGTGCCAGATTGGGGGAAACTTCCAGGCTGACATAACCATCATTACCCTGAGTCTGTCTGTAGGTGTGCAACAAAATATCGCAAGCCGCCTGGATATCGGGGATTACCAATGCCTCGTAGCGCGCTTCGGCATCCGCGACAGTGGTTTTTAACAGCGCCATATCAGCCTGATAATAAGGGCTGTCTGTCAGAGCCTTCTGGAAAATGCTGGGGTTGGAGGTAATGCCGGAGATGCCATCATCCTCTATCAGCCGTGCCAGTTCGCCATCCCGTATCAGCGTGCGGGACAGATTGTCCAGCCAGATTGATTGCCCGAGTGCTTTAACGTCATTTAATCTGCTCATGTTGGCTCCTAGGTTTTTATTTAGCGCAATGATGATTCGACGATTTCAATTCTAGACTTTATTTGTTGCAACTGTACCGGATCGGTCAGGTTTTTTTGCTGGAGTAATAAATAGGCCAGTAAGGGACGTCTCCAGCCCTGGCTGGCTGCTGTGTCGGTAGCGATTTGCAGGGTTTTCTGGTTGAACTGCTTGCGTTGTATTGTCACCCCGCTGGCAACCAGTCGCGACAACGGATCGCTGATATTCAGCAGTATCTGGTTAACTTCTTCAGCAGAAGCTGTCGGGTTTTTCAGTAACGCTGCATATTGCGGCGGCAGTGAGGTGCTATCCAGTCCCTGCCAATCGCCTTGAATAAACCGATAATACGCTGCATCGGTTTGGGTGGTGTCTGTTACGGCCAGCGCGGTGTAAGGCTGGCAAGCTGAGAGATCAAGCGCGGCTATATGTACGCCGCATTTTACGAGTTCCAGATGGCCAACGGCAGCAATGTCGCCAGTTGAAGCCGTTGCAGCACGCGATTTGGCAAAGCTGGCATCGGCCAGCTTGCTGCGTCCCTCCAGATAATACTGGGTGTAACGGGCGATGGCGGTTTGCGTGTCAATCTTCCAGTCGGGCACGGTTGGGCCGCCGCCACAAGCTGCAAGGGTGCTAAGCAGTATCAGGCTGAGCAGGGTTTTCATGGCAGTTTTACCTCGCCGGCCTTACCTGAAGGCAAATAACGATTGATTTTGGTGATGAGCTGATTGGTTTTGCTGAGTGCTTCATCAACTTCGGAACGTAACTGGCCCATATCATCGGTGCCTTGTTTCAGATTGGCAGTAAGCCCGGTGGTGTTCACTAATAATTCATCGACTTTCTTCAGGCTGGTGCGAATATCCTCCAGCATTAAATGCAGTTCTGCGACGGATTGATTGGCTTTGTCCATTAAACCGCCTTTAGCGAAGGCGGAGTGATCCAGCTTGAGTGAAAGCTGATTGAGGTTGGCAGTAAGTTGACGGGTGTTTTGCAGGCTGTCGATCAGTGATTGCGCATTTTTTTCGCTACCCAGCAAGCCTTGAGCTACACCATATTTCCCAGTCATTTGCTGGGTGATGGCTTTGGCGTTGCTTAATGTGACATTGATTTCACTGTCACGACGGGTCATGTATGCCACGTTTTTAGCAACAGCGCCAAATTGATCCAGAATGATGTTTGCCTTTGCGGTCAATGCAGGTACATCCACACCGCCGTTACCCAGATTAAGCGGGTACTCTTTATTCGG comes from the Sulfuriferula thiophila genome and includes:
- the tal gene encoding transaldolase: MSRLNDVKALGQSIWLDNLSRTLIRDGELARLIEDDGISGITSNPSIFQKALTDSPYYQADMALLKTTVADAEARYEALVIPDIQAACDILLHTYRQTQGNDGYVSLEVSPNLAHDTDATIAAARRLHATVNRPNVLIKIPSTPAGIAAFEQLIGEGISINITLLFSIAQTLRTLEAYIRGLRHFVAQGGDGSSVKAVASLFLSRVDSHIDPRLAAIGTESALALQGRGALAVAKLAYQRYKQLFHGEYFTDLAQAGCRPQYLLWASTGTKNSAYSDVKYIDNLIGAETVNTAPGATINAFRDHGVVANTVEAGVEQAQADYLALEKLGIFPDEVGEILQQEGLKLFADAYQQILLTC
- a CDS encoding MlaD family protein; translation: MNKTIQFKVGLFLLTAVLVSAFAFIYLLYERGWFEHSTQYTLIAPNAENIDVGMPLNFRGIPIGKVSSLSLTPLGMARIIVNVDSRQSQWLRASSQFSLDKPLVGAAKIRVDVSELNSPLLNPNKEYPLNLGNGGVDVPALTAKANIILDQFGAVAKNVAYMTRRDSEINVTLSNAKAITQQMTGKYGVAQGLLGSEKNAQSLIDSLQNTRQLTANLNQLSLKLDHSAFAKGGLMDKANQSVAELHLMLEDIRTSLKKVDELLVNTTGLTANLKQGTDDMGQLRSEVDEALSKTNQLITKINRYLPSGKAGEVKLP